A stretch of the Manis pentadactyla isolate mManPen7 chromosome 16, mManPen7.hap1, whole genome shotgun sequence genome encodes the following:
- the LOC118914151 gene encoding transmembrane protein 14C produces MQKDSGPLVPLHWIGFGYAALVASGGIIGYAKAGSVPSLAAGLLFGGLAGLGAYQLSQDPRNIWVFLATSGTLAGIMGMRFYHSGKFMPAGLIAGASLLMVAKLGISMLNKPHQ; encoded by the exons ATGCAGAAGGACTCGGGCCCCCT aGTGCCTTTACACTGGATCGGCTTTGGCTATGCAGCTCTGGTTGCTTCTGGTGGGATCATTGGCTATGCAAAAGCTG GTAGCGTCCCGTCCCTGGCTGCTGGGCTCCTCTTCGGTGGTTTAGCAGGCCTGGGCGCTTACCAGCTGTCTCAGGATCCCAGGAACATTTGGGTTTTCCTAG CTACATCTGGAACCTTGGCTGGCATTATGGGAATGAGATTCTACCACTCTGGAAAATTCATGCCTGCAGGCTTAATTGCAGGTGCCAG TTTGCTGATGGTTGCCAAACTTGGAATTAGTATGTTGAATAAACCCCATCAGTAG